TTAGGGTTTCCCATGTGGGGATTCGGTCAGCCAATTTGGTGAAAttaaaaatggttcggtcgaccgtatcatggtcaacatgttgacctcccCAGCGGTTTGGTCGACTAGTATATTTAAACTGggttggttcggtcgatcgaacttgctTCTCTTATGTGATTTTGGTCGTGATTATTATGCATCAAAGTGAAGGGACCTATGGTCgtttctaaggtctttttgagcttctTAACTAAGCCCAAAAACTTGgcgttggttgaccgaactccttaaggtcattctaaggtcttaaACTTATAGTCCTATATACataatatgcagattattacagacccatttgaaatgaaattattacaaacccaataatattataacaaataataaatgtgtcggggtcttcatttttcttcaagTTGTTGCATGCTATCAATATGATCCaacttagtatgatcctgcacacaaacttgaaagtcatcaaataccaagagtatttatcattatcataaccgggtatgacctataaggtcaacaagataCTCACGAAGTACTTCTcactatgacatcatgttcagcaCGCAATAGAGTAATCCATTAGTTGTCGGATTTGTTGATACAAATTATGCAGGAAATCTTGATGACATGAGATTTACAATAGGGTATGTGTTTATCCTTACAAGatgacctatttgttggaggtccatggtacaatctttGGTAGCATTATCAACAACTTAGTCGGAGTATCTGACAGTCGTCGAAGCTGttaaggaagcattgtggcttactggtttagtcaaggAGCTGGGCATGTGGCAAGGTGGAGTTGAGTTGCGTTGTGACAGTCAAATTGTCATCTatttggcgaagaatcaagtgcAACatgcaagaaccaaacatatagatataaGATTCCACAAGATTCGGGAGTTGATTTCTTCAGGTGAACttttgcttgagaaagttcacacttctaaaCGCAGTGGGATATATTGACGAAGCCGATTACCACGGATAAGTTTggacattgcttggacttactgaatgtctccagttgctagaagggagacatcccaacctattgtcccaaggTGGAGCAGCAggttttatgtttttagttttcttcTAAGGGGCGTGTATTCGTcaaagtggagattgttgtgatatgtgggtCATATTGTGAGTAGAAGGCATGCACAAAGTGAAAATATAGTGAAAAACAGTATGCTGGTGTTTATtgaggaaaccgtcgacgattgTTTTATATCCGTTGACAATTTGGTCTAGAATTCAGAGAAGttttgctctcggtattaaacTGTCAACGATATGTTTGCAAATCGTTGATCGTTTGGTTCGAGAACCCAACatagattttcaaatttgaattgggacgttaagttggttggagTTTAAAGGGAAAGCCTTCGGGAAACctttatatatacattgtatATGTTCTATTTGTTATGTTGTTCGTGCCTTTaacacaagatagtaagaaacCATTGTTGATTGCTCCCATGAATGTAGGCATTACCGAACCATGTAATTtttgtctttgtttttgtttgtatATAATCTGCTTGATTatgttattttcatattattcattGTTAAATGCTGCGTCATTAGATCGTGTTATTTCGCTGTGCATTGAATTTCCACAGCAGTgtcattattaatttattattttctattttgcatttttatttctatacaatgaagaaacaaattattaAAAGACAAGTTTGTTTGTAATTGATTTCTTACTTTTGTTATCAATTTTCAATTGTTCgtgaaaaaattaaataattttcaattgttttaacAATCTATtgcaaaaaattttaatatctataaataatttttaaaaaattaaatcattcacttTATGCACActtcttaattaaaattaaaataaaatattcataaaatttttaatttaattaaaataaatatatataaatttcaaaaaaaaatttgaaaataacaatagccaattacaaaatatttttaccatttttcaattgtcatttgTAATAAGATTGTTATTATAAAGTATATTTTTGAAacataacaattaagtaaaacaatcataacaaattttatatttgttgtaatatatttaaattttagattattttataattttattattttaatcatatttttaaaatattattcgATGTAAAGACtaaatgagcatttttaaataaaattttaatttatttttactttacaaATAACCAAACAAGTtgatttatattttctattttttatttttattttttttctaactttattttcataatttttgacagtgatatcAAACCGCCTTAAATTATCAACCATAAAAATAAGACTCCAATTGAAAAAAATCAGCTCAATTTGGAGTTCAATGTAAAAAAACATGCTCtaccctaaaaaaaataaaaaagaacagCTCAACCTAGCTGTGAAAAGTGGGAGAAAAGAACTTCTGTGAAGATTATTAACATCTTGGATCACATGAGTTTGACCCATTGGATGTACAAATTTATTTGCTGCAAATTAATTTAACCGCTCAACCATGAAATTTGTTTGATTCAAATTTCCCAGATCTAATAGGGTTCAACAGGCCTGCGGAACTGTGATCCTGCATATACTGCTTCCGAGCCAAGCTCCTCTTCAATCCGCAGAAGCTGCAACCAGAAACAAAGGGGGAGACCAAATTTCATGACCTACTCCACGGTACACAAGCTGcaagatttctttaaaatctcaaGTTTCAGAAAGCACACAATCCAGTCCGCTAACCTGATTATACTTTGCAAGACGCTCAGATCTGCATGGAGCCCCTGTCTTAATTTGGCCCTGGTTTAAAGAAAATTTGAATGAGCCAAGTTTGAAATGATAATTTCTAATGATATAGCAGTCACAGATTcacagtatacatatatatatatatgcttaccGTAGCCAAACCAACAGAGAGATCGGCAATAAAAGTGTCCTCTGTCTCCCCACTGCAAACAAAGACATGAAACATATCGGCGGCTTGGAATTCAatcaaaaataacaaaaatttaaattgagTTAATGTATGCAGCAGATCAGGATTGATTTCCATACCTGCGGTGGCTAGCCATTACACCCCACCCAGCTCGCTTGGACATCTTTACAGCTTCAATACTCTCGGTTACGGAACCAATTTGATTAACCTGTTCACAAAATGCCAGTCGTTCAGTTGTATTTCTCACTCACATGGATACAAAGCTTCAAACAAAATATTTCAGCAATACCTTGAGGAGAAGTGCATTGCATGTTTTTTCATTGATTGCTTTCTCAACCCTCTGCAATGAGAATTTCATGTGGCACCAGTCATACAGCATATGCAATTGACAAGCATTTCCCAACACAAATCCAGAAACATCATTCTAATAAACGACAgcagaaaaataaaatcaaccaTGCTAACCTTGGGATTGGTGACCAATAGATCATCTCCCACAATCTGTACTCTATCTCCAATTTCACTGGTTAGCTTGGCATAATGCTCCCAGTCATCTTGGTCAAATGGATCTTCaattgatacaatagggtactcGGTCACAAATGACTTGTAAAGATCTTTAAGAGCATCTCCTGAAATCTTTTGCGAGCCATCGTTGTTCTGCACAATCAAAGCATCAGAAATAATTGACCACCAGCCTAAGCTAAATAAATATAACAGAAACCTCTAAACCATTCATCTAATGCTCAGAAAATTCAAGAAAACCAACCTAACCCTGCAAGCCAGGCAATATAGTCCTACTTTTAATCATTCCGAGATTCAGTCAATCTAACCCAGGCCAGAAAACTGAGATACAGTAACGTTCTTTATTCATTCACATCATCATTGCAAGTTGTAACAACaataattttcattaatttattttattttattttctactcaAAAGGCAAAACAAAATTTCAAACCCTAATTCTTCAAGTTTAGCATACTGTCAATAGGTCTGATTCTAACTGAATAATTGATCATTGAACTTTTTATTCGCATTAACGGTCTTGGCCCAGGCCCCAACTCAAGTGAGGTTGTCTGCTGTAGCCTAAAAGGCCTCACAATTTAATATCCTATAAAAGGCATCTCACAAAGTTGAGGCCTAAACCATATAATAAATCCATGATCTCCCTAGTACATATCTAATGTGAAATCATGGCACTCTCACATCTGATCTAATGCCTTCGTTAAAGTGGCCCACACCTATGTGTAGAACCCCTTTGTGTAGGATCCACAGTACCCCCAGGATGGCTTAAATATCAAATGCACCGACATCTGCTCAACTCTTGTGACATATTATCTGCTCTAGCCCAATAGGCCTCCCAGTTGTGTCATATAAAAGCACCTCACATAGCTAAAGCTTGAACCATCCTAATAAATCCAAGATCTCCCTAATAAACGTTTATTGTGGGATGGCTGAGATTGTGAGAAACAAGTAATAACTTTTTATCCTTTCAATGACCTTAGCAAATGTACTGTTACCGCTTGTTTCAAGGATCTGCCATCAATGTGTGCACAGGACACATCTTGGAATCAGAATTTATCCTCATAGGGTTTCGTTCCAATTTGTCTGGTCCATTGTGACCTAGTCTGAAATTTGTTAttgattttttcttcttcttttggctTCTGCAAACATAGCAATTAACAGGAGCTGCCATGCAAAACAAACTCACCTCTTCTTTGAAGTTCAGGTCATATGTTAGGTCTGACCCGTAAAATTCAGATGCAGCAACATCCATTCCAATAACAACCTTCAGAAAAGAAGAAACTATCAGGTTGTCTTCTCGGATGCTGTATCCAGAAAGAAATTAAGATGGGCCATTAAAAAGAATTACTTTGTCAGTGTAACCAGCTTTAGCAATTGCCGTTTTGAGCAACTCAAGACCTTCCTTGTTCTCCtgaattcataaaagaaaaaaaagaaaaaaaaaagttgtcaTGAGTGAACCAGCAGTAAAATAAAGAAAACTGAATTGCAAGGTAAAATTGGGCAACAAGAGATATCATGAAAGCCATGTTTGACCTGAATATTTGGAGCAAAACCACCTTCATCACCAACATTTGTTGCATCTTGACCATATTTCTTCTTAATCACAGCCTGAAATCAAATAGTGCATTCAGCATAAGTAACAGGAGCAGAAGTCAAGATTTTCTTTCACAAGATTTTTGTGACAGAAATTTTACATAGGTGCGTGCATGAATGATCCACCAGATGCACCTACATACAGGGCCATCAGCAGGTTGTCTCTTTCCATAGTAACCCTTAAAAATTCCTATATCAAGGGATAAAGAGTAGAAATAATCTTGCCATGTGGGTCACATGCCCTCAGTGATTTTAGGCTTTGCAGTGAGATAAATCATACCAAATCCTGGGTTTCAATGATAGAAAATAGCCCCCACATCACACTCAACTAATCAAACGATTTATGATTGTCAAAAATTGTAGCAAAGCAAAATTTATAGATGAAATTACTAAGATCATAAAAACACATTTGATAAGATCACGCAAGTTTCTTAGAACAAATTTAATGTAACAATTTTTAAACTCTTCATGGAGAATTATCCATTTCTATGCCCTTAAGAGAGCAATGCACTAAAAGAATGTATAGAACCATGCAAGGGATCCGCCATGCCaagaaaaaaactaaataaaagtaATATACATCACCTTCAAATGGTGATATACTTCCACGCCCATCTTCATGGCATCTCGGAAAGAGGAAGCTCCAACAGGTAGAATCATAAACTCCTGCACGCTCAAATACTTCAGAAAATTGAAATCAAGAAGCATCAATACAAGAGATAAAAATTGGTTGTAGCAAAGGGCATGCCTGCATTGCAAGTTTGTTTCCAGCATGGGATCCACCGTTGATAACATTGAAAGCAGGAACGGGCAATACCAGCTTGCAGTTACCAGCAAGGTTAGCAATGTGCTGCATCCAAAAGACACTACATTATCAGATTTATTTTCCCAGCAGGTCACAGAACGGACCTCAAGTTCATGCCTTGTTTCAAAGGACGTGTCCGACACTGAAGAATCTGCATGATCTAGTAATTTATGGCATCAGTACTTTTTGCTACACTGCCTTACAATATGACATCCTAAGCACATGTCTGCAGCATCCAATATGCCACAAACATTTATCTGGAGTCTCAAGAACACTGATAAAATGACAGTTTCAACATGGCATCTGACATGCCAACCTTAAAAGAAATCTGTCAAAACAAAATGAACAGAACAAGAAATTATCGATACATAACATACCTTGTAAAGGGGGGTTTTCTTAACGCTCGCCCCAGCTTTGCAAACTGCAAGAGACACTGCTAGTATGGCATTCGCACCAAGCTGAAAAGCCATAGCTACAATGATGAACATGCTTTGTAATAACCAATACACACCAAAACCAGTGCAAATTGCCAATACCTTTTGTTTACACCAACCCCACTCATTTACAGTTCCATCAAGTTGTTGAACCATAAAGTTGTCAATGCTAACCTGTTCAGTTGGATCCTGTATAAAGCAATATGAAAATTGCAATCTACTATCAATCagtaataaatatttaaaaagtgGTGGTTGGGGTGGGGAGGGGGGTGGTTAAAGTAAGATGGGCATtgttatattattaatcatgGAGGATTATCCATACCCTCAAGAACTTTGATAATCAATTTAAATTAAGGCAAGTTAAACTCAGACTCTATGCCATGCAATGCAGAACAAATACTTAGGATAATGGCCAAATTTATGAAACTTGAACCACAGAGAAGATAAACTTATTGAGAGGAAGTAACTATATGCAGCAAACCTTGCCGACTAACGCAGGCCCAATAACCGTGTTGACATTTTCAACAGCCTATAAATGCATAGAAACAGAAAGAAGATATCAGAATAAAGGATCTCAGAATGTGGGAGAACACATCACAATGCTATAACTGACCTTGAGAACACCTTTTCCAAGGTAGTCTGATCCTCCATCTCTAAGTTCAAGGGCTTCATAAATTCCTGAAAAGGGGGGGCAGGGGGAAGATGCATTCAATTaacttaaaaatctattttagtACTCACACTCAGGTTCCAAGCAAAATAATGAAAGTGATATTTACAAGGACAATAAGAATTTTGTCAACAGGGACAATAAACATGTTGCAAACAAAGTATGATGGGAGGAAGTAAATTTGACAATGATAAATTTGGCTAAAAGCACATATGACACCCTCAGTGTTTGACGGTGCGATCATTTTAGTCCCCAATGctctatttttttcatttatcacCATAACCTTCCTACTTGTTGCAATTTGCTTCTTCACATTTTAAACTATATTGTTTTAGTTTTTGCAAGTAGAACCCCCCCATTTTTCAACTTCTTGTCAAATTGCTTTTTCCTATTGAAAACCATTATTTCATTATAGTACTAACatcattttacaaaatttttatactttttcatttcaaattttgtTTACTGGCAGGAAAATAAAACaactgaaatttaaaaataaaatactcaTACTCCATCAAGTAACCACaatacaaaattattttgagaCTTTTTATTTGCATGTTGTAGAATTTTTATGCTAAAAAATTAGAAGTACAAACAAAAgcatttttacattttttttgtaattttgttttatttatttacttatatcTATTCTTCCACAAAATATAGCAAATATATACTATTACAAAAATAAAGggtaaaatttattattttaattttaatttcaaattctcACAACATCTACATTCTCGAAAGTTCCTTAAATTATTATACCTTTTGTGATAGACTATAAGATGGCTTAGTTTGATatccaattttttaaaaatattaattttattcaatACAAGAAATTTCAGAATGACAAAAACAAAAATGTAAACTGGCATCGTTTTGTGGTTAGTTAGAAGATTAATCGATGGATTAGGGTCAAAACTTATTTATTAACTTCTATAAATGGCATTTTCATGCCAAGAACAAATCTTTGCAATGAAAGACTTGATTTTGTTGATTTGAAGTACAGATGAGTTACACCTAAGAAGCCCTTCATTACCATTAATATGTCAATTCTACGACGAAGTGATTTTCATCTTCCATTCTTCCTATTGGTAAAATACATAGTAACAACTCAAAAAATTTTGTGGCATGTTCACTTGATGGCAATATTGTTCATTTTccactttaattttcaaaataattacaaaaattgcTGCTTCATTTTCTAGTTTACCAACATTTGCATTAAACAATGGGAAAACATCTTCTGGATTGTTTTTTAAGTTTCCCATATAAATGCTAGAAAACAAGAAGATATTTCGTCATTTTCTATAAAtctgaaaaaatagaaaacacaATCTGTTTTCCAACAGTAATCAAACCTAAAACTTtgtttggattaaggattttgtgagagaaaaagaaaacaagacGAAAATCAATTTATCGTATTCTCTATCTCAAATATAATCAAGGAAGaaaatttattcaattattaACCAAATTAAGTAAAATCAGAGGATAATGGCAtgtaaaataaagaaattaatttATTTGTTAGATATTTTCTTCTCTCATTTTCCTGAACTAACAAACAAGGGAAGGCAGATtctttgatattttcctttcctctCCAAAGGAACCCTAAATAAAACCATCTTTTGGTTGTCTTCTTAATTCGACAAACAATAAAGTTGGAAAAACTGAACGCCAAATTATGTAACCAATGATCTTACCAGTGGATGCA
This Malania oleifera isolate guangnan ecotype guangnan chromosome 11, ASM2987363v1, whole genome shotgun sequence DNA region includes the following protein-coding sequences:
- the LOC131167632 gene encoding enolase 1 encodes the protein MATIQSVKARQIFDSRGNPTVEVDITLTDGNVARAAVPSGASTGIYEALELRDGGSDYLGKGVLKAVENVNTVIGPALVGKDPTEQVSIDNFMVQQLDGTVNEWGWCKQKLGANAILAVSLAVCKAGASVKKTPLYKHIANLAGNCKLVLPVPAFNVINGGSHAGNKLAMQEFMILPVGASSFRDAMKMGVEVYHHLKAVIKKKYGQDATNVGDEGGFAPNIQENKEGLELLKTAIAKAGYTDKVVIGMDVAASEFYGSDLTYDLNFKEENNDGSQKISGDALKDLYKSFVTEYPIVSIEDPFDQDDWEHYAKLTSEIGDRVQIVGDDLLVTNPKRVEKAINEKTCNALLLKVNQIGSVTESIEAVKMSKRAGWGVMASHRSGETEDTFIADLSVGLATGQIKTGAPCRSERLAKYNQLLRIEEELGSEAVYAGSQFRRPVEPY